In Massilia violaceinigra, one DNA window encodes the following:
- a CDS encoding ATP-binding protein, producing MQFEEFESFTSDTPPAARAPGADAASPLVRLQYLIDNTPAIIYCTVPSGDFKMTFVSNNAYNVLGYRPEDMVADPNFWFDHIHPDDAPAIFSSLALVFVEGQRAYEYRFRAADGGYLWMHDTLRLIRDEQGAPLEVIGALTDITIRKTMEEALYSKGQEQQLLIGRLQEAQNQLLQSEKMASIGQLAAGIAHEINNPVGFVNSNMSTLQKYVATLFGVVREYDAAIAAHSPPPALASAIAQIGKRADLAFLQDDATDLVRESMDGLKRVKDIVQALKDFSHVGETEWQVADLHHGLDSTLNIVSNEIKYKATVDKQYGQLPPVTCLASQLNQVFMNLLVNAGHAIKDKGVITIRTGAEEGWVWVAVSDTGCGIAQEHLNRIFEPFFTTKPVGSGTGLGLSLSYGIVNKHGGRIDVASTPGEGTTFTVRLPVVPPAAVSPGSEPGTAGAAA from the coding sequence TTTGAATCCTTCACGTCCGACACGCCGCCCGCGGCGCGCGCGCCGGGCGCGGACGCCGCCTCGCCCCTGGTGCGGCTGCAATACCTGATCGACAATACCCCGGCCATCATCTATTGCACCGTGCCCAGCGGCGACTTCAAGATGACATTCGTGAGCAACAATGCCTACAATGTGCTGGGCTACCGGCCCGAAGACATGGTGGCCGATCCCAATTTCTGGTTCGACCATATTCATCCGGACGACGCGCCGGCGATTTTTTCCAGCTTGGCGCTGGTGTTCGTGGAAGGGCAGCGCGCCTACGAGTACCGCTTCCGCGCCGCCGACGGCGGCTACCTGTGGATGCACGACACCCTGCGCCTGATCCGCGACGAGCAGGGCGCGCCGCTCGAAGTGATCGGCGCGCTCACCGACATCACGATCCGCAAGACCATGGAAGAGGCGCTCTACAGCAAGGGCCAGGAACAGCAATTGCTGATCGGCCGTTTGCAGGAAGCGCAGAACCAGTTGCTGCAGTCGGAAAAGATGGCGTCGATCGGCCAGCTGGCCGCCGGCATCGCGCACGAAATCAACAATCCGGTCGGTTTCGTCAATTCCAATATGAGCACCTTGCAAAAGTACGTGGCCACCCTGTTCGGCGTGGTGCGCGAGTACGATGCCGCGATTGCCGCCCACAGCCCGCCGCCGGCGCTGGCCAGCGCCATCGCGCAGATCGGCAAGCGCGCCGACCTGGCATTCTTGCAGGATGATGCGACCGACCTGGTGCGCGAGTCGATGGATGGCCTCAAGCGGGTCAAGGATATCGTGCAGGCGCTCAAGGATTTTTCGCATGTGGGCGAGACTGAATGGCAGGTGGCCGATTTGCACCATGGGCTCGACAGCACGCTGAACATCGTTTCCAACGAGATCAAGTACAAGGCCACGGTCGACAAGCAGTACGGGCAGCTGCCGCCGGTCACCTGCCTGGCGTCGCAGCTCAATCAGGTGTTCATGAATTTGCTGGTCAACGCCGGTCATGCGATCAAGGACAAGGGCGTGATCACGATCCGCACCGGCGCCGAAGAGGGTTGGGTGTGGGTAGCGGTGAGCGACACCGGCTGCGGCATCGCGCAGGAGCATCTGAACCGGATTTTCGAGCCGTTTTTTACCACCAAGCCGGTGGGCAGCGGCACCGGCCTGGGCTTGTCGCTGTCGTATGGGATTGTGAACAAGCATGGCGGACGGATCGATGTGGCCTCCACGCCGGGGGAGGGAACCACGTTCACGGTGCGCTTGCCGGTGGTGCCGCCGGCGGCGGTGTCGCCGGGGTCGGAGCCGGGGACGGCTGGCGCCGCGGCATAG
- a CDS encoding response regulator → MRRILLVDDEINVLNALVRAMRQHLEIEDLHIETFTDPFDALTRCAECTFDLVISDFRMPQMTGVEFLHAIKEVAPDTVRMILSASTEFETVTSAINDAQVFRFIPKPWQVGDLRENIRLAFEYRDSLRKEHLLADRQRVQEGTLSKEELALRKMEEEEPGLLKVKWGPNGEIIM, encoded by the coding sequence ATGCGACGAATTCTTTTGGTCGATGATGAAATCAACGTCCTGAACGCACTGGTACGGGCCATGCGCCAGCACCTGGAGATTGAGGACCTGCATATTGAAACGTTTACCGATCCGTTCGATGCGCTGACCCGCTGCGCCGAATGCACCTTCGATCTGGTGATTTCCGATTTCCGGATGCCCCAGATGACGGGCGTGGAATTTTTGCACGCGATCAAGGAAGTGGCGCCGGACACGGTGCGCATGATTTTATCGGCCTCGACCGAGTTCGAGACGGTGACCAGTGCGATCAACGACGCCCAGGTGTTCCGCTTTATTCCCAAGCCGTGGCAGGTGGGCGATTTACGGGAAAACATCCGCCTGGCGTTCGAATACCGCGATTCGCTGCGCAAGGAGCACCTGCTGGCCGACCGCCAGCGCGTGCAGGAGGGCACCCTGAGCAAAGAGGAACTCGCGTTGCGCAAGATGGAGGAAGAGGAACCGGGGCTGCTGAAGGTGAAGTGGGGGCCGAACGGAGAAATTATCATGTAG
- a CDS encoding ATP-binding protein, translating to MPNREHPFHTSLPAADGGGGRIALSELLDGHPVATFVIDHEHTITHWNKACEHLLGWSTEAMIGTRNHGVAFYAHERQMLSDMIVSGDGTGLAAHRQSALIPGAYETEGFFENLGVGGHWLHFTAAPLRDASGQVVGAIETMRDVTERRVAENALRRAHDNLEHLIEKRTAQLAEANERLEDDLRQRQIADAELRAKHLALTELNAKLSMAQEQLVQSEKLASIGQLAAGVAHEINNPIGYIFSNFGTLQSYLDQLFDMLHVYQEAETEASPETAARLAAMRKTLDLDFLREDIPVLMSESKEGIVRVRHIVQDLKDFSRVDANQDWVWANVHGGIDSTLNIVSNEVKYKADVVKQYGAIPDIECLPSQVNQVIMNLVVNAAHAMSERRGTITVRTGTSQGLEAGPEGEQVWIEVADNGGGIARENLSRIFDPFFTTKPVGKGTGLGLSLAYGIIQKHRGSIDVDSEVGRGTTFRIVLPVRQTTVASEEPSP from the coding sequence ATGCCCAACCGCGAACACCCGTTTCATACCAGCCTGCCCGCCGCCGATGGCGGCGGCGGCCGGATTGCCCTGTCCGAACTGCTCGACGGCCACCCGGTGGCCACCTTCGTGATCGACCACGAGCACACCATCACGCACTGGAACAAGGCCTGCGAACACCTGCTCGGCTGGAGCACCGAAGCGATGATCGGCACGCGCAACCATGGCGTGGCGTTTTATGCGCACGAGCGGCAGATGCTGTCGGACATGATCGTCTCGGGCGACGGCACCGGCCTGGCCGCGCACCGCCAGTCGGCCCTGATTCCCGGCGCCTACGAAACCGAAGGCTTTTTCGAGAACCTGGGCGTGGGCGGGCACTGGCTGCACTTTACCGCCGCGCCCCTGCGCGACGCCTCCGGCCAGGTGGTCGGCGCGATCGAAACCATGCGCGACGTGACCGAGCGGCGGGTGGCCGAAAACGCCCTGCGGCGCGCCCACGACAACCTCGAACACCTGATCGAGAAACGCACCGCCCAACTGGCCGAGGCCAACGAACGGCTGGAAGACGACCTGCGCCAGCGCCAGATCGCCGACGCCGAACTGCGCGCCAAGCACCTCGCCCTGACCGAACTGAACGCCAAGCTGTCGATGGCCCAGGAGCAGCTGGTGCAGTCCGAAAAGCTGGCCTCGATCGGGCAGCTGGCGGCCGGCGTGGCGCACGAGATCAACAATCCGATCGGCTACATCTTTTCCAATTTCGGCACCCTGCAAAGCTACCTCGACCAGCTGTTCGACATGCTGCATGTGTACCAGGAGGCGGAAACCGAAGCCAGCCCCGAAACAGCGGCGCGGCTGGCGGCGATGCGCAAGACGCTCGACCTCGATTTCCTGCGCGAAGATATTCCCGTCCTGATGAGCGAGTCGAAGGAAGGCATCGTGCGCGTGCGCCACATCGTGCAAGACCTGAAGGATTTCTCGCGCGTGGACGCCAACCAGGACTGGGTCTGGGCGAACGTACACGGCGGCATCGATTCGACCCTGAACATCGTTTCCAACGAGGTCAAGTACAAGGCCGACGTGGTCAAGCAGTACGGCGCCATTCCCGACATCGAATGCCTGCCTTCGCAGGTGAACCAGGTGATCATGAACCTGGTGGTCAACGCGGCCCATGCGATGAGCGAGCGGCGCGGCACGATCACGGTGCGCACCGGCACCAGCCAGGGCCTTGAAGCCGGGCCCGAGGGCGAACAGGTATGGATCGAGGTGGCCGACAACGGCGGCGGGATCGCGCGCGAAAACCTGTCGCGCATCTTCGATCCCTTCTTCACCACCAAGCCGGTGGGCAAGGGAACCGGCCTGGGCCTGTCCCTGGCCTACGGCATCATTCAAAAACACCGTGGCAGCATCGACGTCGACAGCGAGGTGGGACGTGGCACCACGTTCCGCATCGTCCTGCCGGTGCGCCAGACCACCGTAGCAAGCGAGGAGCCCAGCCCATGA
- a CDS encoding HD domain-containing phosphohydrolase, whose amino-acid sequence MTDSLTDDLAPPPATVLCVDDEPNILSALRRLFRPEGYRVLVAESGAAGLAILEQEKVDLVISDMRMPEMDGAKFLEHVRQRWPDTVRLLLTGYSDVSSILAAINRGEIYRYITKPWDDNDILLVVRHGLERHALEREKARLEALTLRQNDELKTLNQSLEAKVEIRTEELRSSRDTILETNKKLKGNFITTIKILSSMIEMRGGNLAGHSRRVADLARRIAVKLGLDANATQEVFIAALLHDIGKIGFPDDLLAMPVNLLAGDMLGVFRKHPLRAEQLLMPLDDLRGVAALLRAHMERFDGGGFPDGIAGPLIPLGARILALASDYDNLQIGALLQRKVLAPDAKQIIYDAVGKRYDPKVVAAFRALMDGEPVEKLRDLATVAKYLTPGMTLSRDLVTPDGVMLLSADHVLDERLIQQVQDFEAKNEVRLNIWVWPAPPKGD is encoded by the coding sequence ATGACAGACAGCCTGACCGACGATCTTGCCCCACCTCCGGCCACCGTGCTGTGCGTCGACGACGAACCGAACATCCTGTCGGCGCTGCGCCGCCTGTTCCGCCCGGAGGGCTACCGGGTGCTGGTGGCCGAAAGCGGCGCGGCCGGCCTGGCCATCCTGGAACAGGAAAAAGTGGACCTGGTCATTTCCGACATGCGCATGCCGGAAATGGACGGCGCCAAATTCCTCGAACATGTGCGCCAGCGCTGGCCCGACACCGTGCGCCTGCTGCTGACCGGCTACTCGGACGTATCCTCGATCCTGGCGGCGATCAACCGCGGCGAAATCTACCGCTACATCACCAAACCGTGGGACGACAACGATATCCTGCTGGTGGTGCGCCACGGGCTCGAACGCCACGCGCTGGAGCGGGAAAAAGCGCGCCTGGAAGCCTTGACCCTGCGCCAGAACGATGAACTCAAGACGCTCAACCAGAGCCTGGAAGCGAAGGTCGAGATCCGCACCGAAGAGCTGCGCAGTTCGCGCGACACCATCCTTGAGACCAACAAAAAACTCAAGGGCAATTTCATCACGACCATCAAGATCCTGTCCAGCATGATCGAGATGCGCGGTGGAAATTTGGCGGGTCATTCGCGCCGGGTCGCCGATCTGGCGCGGCGCATCGCCGTCAAGCTCGGGCTCGATGCGAACGCGACCCAGGAAGTGTTCATTGCCGCGCTGCTGCACGACATCGGCAAGATCGGTTTCCCGGACGACTTGCTGGCGATGCCGGTCAACCTGCTGGCCGGCGACATGCTGGGCGTGTTCCGCAAGCACCCGCTGCGCGCCGAGCAACTGCTGATGCCGCTGGACGACTTGCGCGGGGTGGCGGCCCTGCTGCGTGCCCACATGGAACGCTTCGACGGCGGCGGCTTTCCGGACGGCATAGCCGGCCCTTTGATTCCCCTGGGTGCGCGCATCCTGGCGCTGGCGTCGGACTACGACAACCTGCAGATCGGCGCGCTGCTGCAGCGCAAGGTGCTCGCGCCCGACGCCAAGCAGATCATCTACGACGCGGTGGGCAAGCGCTACGACCCCAAGGTGGTGGCCGCGTTCCGCGCGCTGATGGATGGCGAACCGGTGGAAAAACTGCGCGACCTGGCCACGGTGGCCAAGTACCTGACGCCGGGCATGACACTTTCGCGCGACCTGGTCACGCCGGACGGCGTCATGCTGCTCTCGGCCGACCATGTGCTCGACGAGCGCCTGATCCAGCAAGTCCAGGATTTTGAAGCCAAGAACGAGGTCCGCCTGAATATCTGGGTGTGGCCTGCACCACCGAAAGGGGACTGA